From a region of the Rhipicephalus sanguineus isolate Rsan-2018 unplaced genomic scaffold, BIME_Rsan_1.4 Seq547, whole genome shotgun sequence genome:
- the LOC119377701 gene encoding LOW QUALITY PROTEIN: uncharacterized protein LOC119377701 (The sequence of the model RefSeq protein was modified relative to this genomic sequence to represent the inferred CDS: substituted 2 bases at 2 genomic stop codons), translating into MEETDGTSSRDQNLPVRRGEPPCSAITIRLPQYWDQHPXAWFLQAESXFQVAGIRSQATKFHYAVAALSPTAIDEVADLLSNPLSANAYDDLKTTLLQRTAVSQRARIQQLLSAEELGDRRPSQLLRRMKQLLGDNAGSVDDALLCELFLQRLPANVQMVLATASTMDLTGLAALADKVMEVATPAIAATTPSTGESTTTLRTLPSSSTAQSPLDALCERLERIVSAAEHRRASPHRSRHRSSSKPRRTTTSRDASPTPGICYYHRRFGNDARHCRRPCAWQGNRPADL; encoded by the coding sequence ATGGAAGAGACTGACGGTACAAGTTCTCGAGACcagaaccttcccgtgcgacGCGGTGAGCCTCCCTGCTCAGCCATCACTATCCGCCTTCCTCAGTACTGGGACCAGCATCCTTAGGCGTGGTTTCTTCAGGCGGAATCATAATTTCAAGTTGCTGGTATCCGCTCCCAAGCTACGAAGTTCCACTACGCTGTTGCGGCACTCTCGCCCACCGCCATTGACGAAGTAGCGGATCTGTTGAGCAACCCGCTGTCTGCGAACGCCTACGACGATCTCAAGACGACCCTGCTACAGCGCACGGCAGTTTCACAGCGTGCTCGCATACAGCAGCTTCTGTCCGCTGAAGAACTCGGCGACCGACGCCCCAGCCAACTTCTTCGCCGAATGAAGCAGCTGCTCGGAGACAACGCGGGATCCGTCGACGACGCGCTGTTATGCGAGCTCTTTCTACAACGACTGCCGGCTAACGTGCAGATGGTTCTGGCAACAGCTTCTACCATGGACCTCACCGGACTTGCCGCGTTGGCCGACAAGGTGATGGAAGTAGCCACGCCAGCCATCGCAGCCACGACACCGTCGACTGGTGAGAGTACCACCACACTGCGAACTCTTCCGTCTTCTTCGACAGCCCAGTCACCGCTCGACGCCCTGTGTGAGCGTCTCGAACGCATCGTCTCTGCAGCAGAACATCGCCGCGCGTCACCTCACCGTTCACGCCACCGAAGTTCCAGCAAGCCGAGACGCACAACCACTAGTCGTGACGCGTCACCAACGCCTGGCATCTGCTACTACCATCGCCGTTTTGGAAACGACGCTCGTCACTGCCGCCGTCCTTGTGCGTGGCAGGGAAACAGGCCGGCCGACCTCTGA